A window of the Vibrio pomeroyi genome harbors these coding sequences:
- the nusA gene encoding transcription termination factor NusA, protein MNKEILAVVEAVSNEKAVPRERIFEALEIALATATKKKSELEIEVRVEIDRKTGDFETFRRWEAVEEVEFPTKEISLEAAKYDDPEIELGGFIEDDIESVTFDRITTQTAKQVIVQKVREAERAQIVEQFIDNEGELVTGVVKKVNRDTIILDLGNNAEAVILRDDQLPRENFRPGDRVRGLLYAVKPEARGFQLFITRSKPEMLAELFRVEVPEIGEELIELKGAARDAGSRAKIAVKTNDKRIDPVGACVGMRGARVQAVSGELGGERIDIVLWDDNPAQFVINAMAPADVASIIVDEDAHSMDIAVEADNLAQAIGRSGQNVRLASQLTGWELNVMTVEDLQKKHQEEAVASIENFMKHLDIEEDFAQLLVEEGFSTLEEVAYVPVNELLEVDGLDEGIVEELRSRAKDALTTLALAKEETFDGVEPAEDLLALEGLEREMAYKLAAKGVATLEDLADQGVDELEGIEDLTAERAGELIMAARNICWFGDEE, encoded by the coding sequence ATGAACAAAGAAATTTTGGCGGTAGTAGAAGCTGTTTCTAACGAGAAAGCAGTTCCTCGTGAGCGTATTTTTGAAGCGCTTGAAATCGCGCTTGCAACAGCAACTAAAAAGAAAAGCGAACTAGAAATTGAAGTTCGTGTTGAAATCGACCGTAAAACGGGTGATTTTGAAACTTTCCGTCGCTGGGAAGCTGTTGAAGAAGTTGAGTTCCCAACGAAAGAGATCTCTCTTGAAGCTGCAAAGTACGATGATCCAGAGATCGAACTTGGCGGTTTCATCGAAGACGACATCGAATCAGTTACATTTGACCGTATTACGACTCAAACAGCTAAGCAAGTTATCGTACAGAAAGTACGTGAAGCTGAGCGTGCTCAAATCGTTGAACAGTTCATCGACAACGAAGGTGAGCTAGTAACGGGTGTTGTTAAGAAAGTTAACCGTGACACTATTATCCTAGACCTAGGTAACAACGCTGAAGCGGTAATCCTTCGTGATGACCAACTTCCTCGTGAAAACTTCCGTCCAGGTGACCGTGTTCGTGGTCTTCTATACGCAGTTAAGCCTGAAGCTCGTGGTTTCCAGCTATTCATTACTCGCTCTAAGCCTGAAATGCTTGCTGAACTATTCCGCGTTGAAGTACCTGAGATTGGCGAAGAGCTAATTGAACTTAAAGGTGCTGCACGTGACGCTGGTTCTCGTGCTAAAATCGCTGTGAAAACAAACGACAAGCGTATTGACCCTGTTGGTGCGTGTGTTGGTATGCGTGGTGCACGTGTACAAGCTGTTTCTGGTGAGCTTGGCGGCGAGCGTATCGATATCGTACTTTGGGACGATAACCCGGCTCAGTTCGTAATCAACGCAATGGCTCCTGCTGATGTTGCTTCTATCATCGTTGATGAAGATGCACACTCTATGGATATCGCTGTTGAAGCGGATAACCTAGCACAAGCTATCGGCCGTAGCGGTCAAAACGTACGTCTAGCGTCTCAACTGACTGGTTGGGAACTGAACGTAATGACGGTTGAAGATCTTCAGAAGAAACACCAAGAAGAAGCAGTTGCTTCTATTGAAAACTTCATGAAGCACCTAGACATCGAAGAAGACTTTGCTCAACTGCTTGTTGAAGAAGGTTTCTCTACACTAGAAGAAGTGGCTTACGTACCAGTAAACGAACTTCTTGAAGTAGATGGCCTAGACGAAGGCATCGTTGAAGAACTTCGTAGCCGTGCTAAAGATGCACTAACGACTCTAGCACTAGCGAAAGAAGAAACTTTCGACGGTGTTGAGCCTGCTGAGGACTTGCTAGCACTTGAAGGCCTAGAACGTGAAATGGCTTACAAACTGGCAGCTAAAGGCGTGGCAACATTGGAAGACCTAGCTGACCAAGGCGTTGATGAACTAGAAGGCATTGAAGACCTAACTGCAGAGCGTGCGGGCGAGCTAATTATGGCTGCGCGTAACATCTGTTGGTTCGGCGACGAAGAATAA
- the rimP gene encoding ribosome maturation factor RimP, translating into MTGLERQLTEMLDAPVAASGYELVGLEFIRAGEHSTLRIYIDSPNGINVDDCAEVSHQVSAVMDVEDPISVAYNLEVSSPGLERPLFKAEHYQQFIGHEVSIVLKMAVGNRRKWKGDIQSIEGETVKVLVEGQEEEFVLSNIAKANLIPKF; encoded by the coding sequence ATGACTGGTTTAGAAAGACAACTTACTGAAATGCTTGACGCTCCAGTAGCAGCATCAGGTTATGAGTTAGTTGGATTAGAATTTATTCGTGCTGGTGAGCACTCAACGCTACGTATTTACATCGATTCACCAAACGGTATCAATGTAGATGATTGCGCTGAAGTTAGTCACCAAGTAAGTGCCGTAATGGACGTTGAAGATCCAATTTCAGTGGCTTATAACCTTGAAGTGTCTTCACCAGGTTTAGAGAGACCACTGTTCAAAGCAGAGCATTACCAACAATTTATTGGTCACGAGGTAAGCATCGTTTTGAAAATGGCTGTCGGCAACCGTCGTAAATGGAAAGGTGATATCCAATCTATTGAAGGCGAGACAGTAAAAGTATTGGTTGAAGGACAAGAAGAAGAATTCGTCCTGAGCAATATTGCGAAAGCGAACCTGATCCCTAAATTTTAG
- the secG gene encoding preprotein translocase subunit SecG, translating into MFTVLLVIYLLAALGVIGLVLIQQGKGADMGASFGAGASNTVFGAGGSGNFLTRMTAIFATTFFILSLVLGNMSTHKTESQWIDPTQGQVIQQADDAVSEVPSQGDEIPQ; encoded by the coding sequence ATGTTTACAGTTCTACTTGTGATTTACCTGTTGGCAGCGCTTGGTGTAATTGGCCTAGTGTTGATTCAACAAGGTAAAGGCGCAGATATGGGAGCCTCTTTCGGTGCTGGCGCTTCAAACACTGTGTTTGGTGCTGGTGGCTCAGGAAATTTCCTTACCCGAATGACTGCAATTTTTGCAACTACATTTTTTATCCTTAGCTTAGTGCTTGGTAATATGTCTACACATAAGACTGAGTCACAGTGGATTGACCCGACCCAAGGTCAGGTAATTCAGCAAGCTGATGATGCAGTGAGTGAAGTTCCATCGCAAGGCGATGAAATTCCACAATAA
- the glmM gene encoding phosphoglucosamine mutase codes for MSDKRRYFGTDGVRGKVGQYPITPDFVLKLGWAAGRVLAKQGTKKVIIGKDTRISGYMLESALEAGLAAAGLQATFTGPMPTPAVAYLTQTFRAEAGIVISASHNPYYDNGIKFFSSEGTKLPDDIELAIEAELDKDIECVDSSELGKAVRLNDAAGRYIEFCKSTFPNQMTLAGMKIVVDCAHGATYHIAPAVFKELGAEVIAMGVEPNGTNINHEVGATDVRALQAKVVEEKAALGLGFDGDGDRIIMVDELGNKVDGDQIAYIIARDALRRGELKGGVVGTLMTNLGMENGLKQLGIPFVRAAVGDRYVMEQLLAKGWKIGAENSGHVILLDKVTTGDAIVAALQVLASVVDSEMTLNELSQGMTLYPQVLENVRFSGDSNPLEAEAVKAAVVEVEAELGEKGRVLLRKSGTEPLLRVMVEGEDADLVQASALKIADAVKANC; via the coding sequence ATGTCTGATAAAAGACGTTACTTCGGCACAGATGGTGTGCGTGGCAAAGTAGGCCAGTACCCGATTACACCTGATTTTGTTCTGAAGCTTGGCTGGGCTGCGGGTCGTGTTCTTGCGAAACAGGGCACAAAGAAAGTGATCATTGGTAAAGATACTCGTATCTCAGGTTACATGCTTGAATCAGCTTTAGAAGCTGGTCTTGCTGCTGCTGGCCTTCAAGCTACATTTACTGGCCCAATGCCAACACCTGCAGTTGCATACCTAACACAGACATTCCGCGCAGAAGCGGGGATTGTTATCTCTGCATCGCATAACCCTTATTACGATAACGGCATCAAGTTTTTCTCTTCTGAAGGTACAAAGCTTCCAGACGATATCGAGCTAGCAATTGAGGCTGAGCTTGATAAAGACATTGAGTGTGTTGATTCTTCTGAGCTAGGTAAAGCTGTACGTTTAAACGATGCGGCTGGTCGTTACATTGAATTCTGTAAGAGCACGTTCCCAAATCAGATGACGCTTGCTGGTATGAAGATTGTTGTCGATTGTGCGCACGGTGCAACTTATCATATCGCTCCTGCGGTATTTAAAGAGTTGGGCGCTGAAGTGATTGCTATGGGCGTTGAGCCAAACGGCACTAACATCAACCATGAAGTTGGCGCAACCGATGTGCGCGCTCTGCAAGCTAAAGTGGTTGAAGAGAAAGCTGCGCTAGGCCTTGGCTTTGATGGCGACGGTGACCGTATCATCATGGTCGACGAGCTAGGCAACAAAGTTGATGGTGACCAAATCGCTTACATCATTGCACGCGATGCATTGCGTCGTGGTGAGCTGAAAGGTGGTGTTGTTGGTACACTAATGACCAACCTTGGCATGGAAAACGGCCTTAAGCAGTTAGGTATTCCATTTGTGCGTGCTGCTGTTGGTGACCGTTACGTGATGGAACAACTTCTAGCTAAAGGTTGGAAGATCGGTGCTGAAAACTCGGGTCACGTTATCCTATTAGATAAAGTGACAACTGGTGATGCTATCGTTGCTGCGCTGCAAGTTTTGGCTTCGGTTGTAGACAGTGAAATGACACTGAACGAGCTTTCGCAAGGTATGACTCTATACCCTCAGGTTCTGGAAAACGTTCGTTTCAGCGGCGATTCAAATCCTCTAGAAGCAGAAGCAGTGAAAGCAGCGGTTGTTGAAGTGGAAGCTGAGCTTGGTGAAAAAGGTCGTGTGCTATTACGTAAATCTGGTACTGAGCCATTGCTACGTGTGATGGTTGAAGGTGAAGATGCCGATCTCGTTCAAGCATCTGCACTTAAGATTGCTGATGCAGTAAAAGCAAACTGCTAA
- the folP gene encoding dihydropteroate synthase, protein MILKAHNKTLILDRPHVMGILNVTPDSFSDGGKFNSLDNALLQVERMIQAGVSIIDIGGESTRPGAPDVSLEEELARVIPVIEAIRAKFDVWISIDTSKAEVMRQAVEAGADLINDVRALQEPGALEAAADANVPVCLMHMKGQPRTMQANPSYDDVLMDVEAFLQERVEACEAVGISKEQLILDPGFGFGKTIEHNYHLLSHLEKFHTLGLPVLAGMSRKSMIFKLLDKAPADCMVASVTCATIAAMKGAQIIRVHDVEDTLEAMKIIEVMNNNH, encoded by the coding sequence ATGATATTAAAAGCACACAATAAAACACTCATTTTAGACCGCCCACATGTAATGGGTATTCTCAATGTCACGCCTGATTCTTTCTCAGATGGCGGAAAATTCAATTCACTAGACAATGCCTTACTGCAAGTAGAGCGTATGATTCAAGCTGGCGTGAGCATTATTGATATTGGTGGTGAATCGACTCGTCCCGGTGCTCCTGACGTTTCCCTTGAGGAAGAGTTAGCTCGAGTTATCCCTGTGATTGAAGCGATTCGCGCTAAGTTTGATGTTTGGATCTCTATTGATACCAGTAAAGCGGAAGTGATGCGCCAAGCAGTTGAAGCAGGTGCAGATTTGATCAATGATGTGCGCGCGTTACAAGAGCCCGGAGCTTTAGAAGCTGCCGCTGATGCGAATGTTCCGGTTTGCCTGATGCACATGAAAGGTCAGCCAAGAACCATGCAAGCAAATCCTAGTTACGACGATGTTCTAATGGATGTTGAAGCTTTCTTACAAGAAAGGGTTGAAGCTTGTGAGGCGGTTGGTATCTCAAAAGAACAGCTGATTCTAGACCCAGGTTTTGGTTTTGGTAAAACCATCGAGCACAATTACCACCTATTATCGCACCTTGAGAAGTTTCATACGTTGGGCTTGCCTGTTTTGGCGGGGATGTCGAGAAAATCGATGATCTTTAAGCTACTAGACAAGGCGCCTGCAGATTGCATGGTAGCAAGTGTGACTTGCGCGACCATTGCAGCAATGAAAGGTGCACAAATTATTCGCGTTCACGATGTCGAAGATACATTGGAAGCGATGAAGATAATCGAAGTGATGAATAACAATCACTAA
- the ftsH gene encoding ATP-dependent zinc metalloprotease FtsH produces the protein MAKNLILWLVIAVVLMSVFQSFGPGESNGRAVDYTTFVQEVGQGQIQDAQFNNSEITFTRRGGGSKYVTYMPVYDQKLLDDLINQNVKVQGTPPEEQSLLGTIFISWFPMILLIGVWIFFMRQMQGGGGGKGAMSFGKSKARMMSEEQIKTLFADVAGCDEAKEDVKELVDYLRDPSRFQKLGGKIPTGILLVGPPGTGKTLLAKAIAGEAKVPFFTISGSDFVEMFVGVGASRVRDMFEQAKKAAPCIIFIDEIDAVGRQRGAGVGGGHDEREQTLNQMLVEMDGFEGNEGIIVIAATNRPDVLDPALLRPGRFDRQVVVGLPDVRGREQILKVHMRKVPLSGDVEPSLIARGTPGFSGADLANLVNEAALFAARGNKRNVSMVEFELAKDKIMMGAERRSMVMSEEVKESTAYHEAGHAIVGRLVPEHDPVYKVSIIPRGRALGVTMYLPEQDRVSMSRQHLESMISSLYGGRLAEELIYGKDKVSTGASNDIERATDIARKMVTQWGFSEKLGPLLYAEEEGEVFLGRGMSQAKHVSDDTTKLIDEEIRILIDRNYARAKQILEENMDIMHSMKDALMKFETIDAGQIDDLMERKDDIREPAGWGDQVKAGPAKEEAKPEAKPEEAAAEPKAEESKVEEVKSETDDAQNKDS, from the coding sequence ATGGCAAAAAATTTAATTCTGTGGCTTGTTATCGCGGTAGTGTTGATGTCGGTATTCCAGAGCTTCGGCCCTGGGGAAAGTAACGGCAGAGCAGTAGATTACACCACGTTTGTACAGGAAGTTGGCCAAGGCCAGATTCAAGACGCACAGTTCAATAACAGCGAAATCACTTTCACACGTCGTGGTGGTGGTTCTAAGTATGTAACTTACATGCCTGTTTATGACCAAAAGCTACTTGATGACTTAATTAATCAAAACGTAAAAGTTCAGGGTACACCACCTGAAGAGCAGAGCCTGCTTGGCACTATCTTCATCTCTTGGTTCCCAATGATCTTACTGATTGGTGTGTGGATTTTCTTCATGCGTCAAATGCAAGGCGGTGGCGGCGGTAAAGGCGCTATGTCTTTCGGTAAGAGTAAAGCTCGAATGATGAGCGAAGAACAAATCAAAACGTTGTTTGCGGATGTTGCTGGTTGTGACGAAGCAAAAGAAGACGTGAAAGAGCTTGTTGATTACCTTCGTGACCCAAGTCGTTTCCAAAAGCTAGGTGGTAAGATCCCGACAGGTATCCTGTTGGTTGGTCCTCCTGGTACTGGTAAGACATTGCTTGCAAAAGCGATTGCTGGTGAAGCAAAAGTACCGTTCTTTACTATCTCAGGTTCTGACTTCGTTGAAATGTTTGTTGGTGTTGGTGCATCTCGTGTACGTGACATGTTCGAACAAGCGAAGAAAGCGGCACCTTGTATCATCTTTATCGATGAAATCGATGCTGTAGGTCGTCAACGTGGCGCTGGTGTTGGTGGTGGTCACGATGAGCGTGAGCAAACACTAAACCAAATGCTGGTTGAGATGGATGGTTTCGAAGGTAACGAAGGTATCATTGTTATCGCCGCAACTAACCGTCCAGACGTACTAGACCCAGCGCTACTTCGTCCAGGTCGTTTCGACCGTCAAGTTGTGGTTGGTCTACCTGATGTACGTGGTCGTGAACAGATTCTTAAAGTACACATGCGTAAAGTTCCACTATCTGGTGATGTTGAACCATCTCTGATTGCTCGTGGTACTCCAGGCTTTTCTGGTGCAGACCTTGCAAACCTTGTGAACGAAGCGGCTCTATTTGCTGCTCGTGGTAACAAGCGCAATGTCTCTATGGTTGAGTTTGAACTTGCGAAAGATAAGATCATGATGGGTGCAGAGCGCCGTTCAATGGTTATGTCTGAAGAAGTGAAAGAGTCAACGGCTTACCACGAAGCGGGTCACGCGATTGTTGGTCGTTTGGTACCTGAGCACGATCCAGTGTACAAGGTGTCAATCATTCCACGTGGTCGTGCACTTGGTGTGACTATGTACCTACCTGAACAAGACCGCGTAAGCATGTCTCGTCAACATCTAGAATCAATGATTTCTAGCTTGTACGGTGGTCGTCTTGCTGAAGAGCTTATCTACGGTAAAGACAAAGTGTCGACTGGTGCGTCTAACGATATCGAACGTGCAACTGATATTGCTCGTAAGATGGTAACGCAGTGGGGCTTTTCTGAAAAACTGGGGCCTCTTCTTTATGCTGAAGAAGAAGGTGAAGTTTTCCTAGGTCGCGGCATGAGCCAAGCTAAGCATGTTTCTGACGATACAACTAAGCTGATCGATGAAGAAATTCGTATTCTAATCGACCGCAACTACGCTCGAGCGAAGCAAATTCTTGAAGAGAACATGGATATCATGCACTCGATGAAAGATGCGCTAATGAAGTTTGAAACGATCGATGCAGGTCAAATTGACGACTTGATGGAACGTAAAGACGACATTCGTGAGCCAGCTGGTTGGGGTGATCAGGTAAAAGCTGGGCCTGCCAAGGAAGAAGCTAAACCTGAAGCAAAACCAGAAGAAGCTGCAGCCGAACCCAAAGCTGAAGAGTCGAAAGTTGAAGAAGTTAAATCTGAAACAGATGATGCTCAAAACAAAGATTCTTAA
- the rlmE gene encoding 23S rRNA (uridine(2552)-2'-O)-methyltransferase RlmE has translation MSKQKHSASSGRWLKEHFDDKYANEARKKGYRSRAYFKMEEIQTKDKLLSPGMTIVDLGAAPGGWSQYAAKIVGDNGQIIACDLLPMDPIAGVSFLQGDFREDAVLEALLERIQPNMVDVVMSDMAPNIAGNNSVDQPRAMYLVELALDMCRQVLATNGSFVVKVFQGEGFDQYVKDVREMFKTVKVRKPDSSRARSREVFIVATGYKG, from the coding sequence ATGAGCAAACAGAAACACTCGGCCAGTTCAGGCCGTTGGTTGAAGGAACACTTCGACGACAAGTATGCAAACGAAGCAAGAAAGAAAGGCTATCGTTCACGTGCTTATTTCAAAATGGAAGAGATTCAAACGAAAGATAAATTGCTGTCTCCTGGGATGACCATTGTGGATTTAGGTGCAGCGCCTGGCGGTTGGTCTCAATATGCTGCTAAGATTGTTGGAGACAACGGACAAATCATTGCGTGTGACTTGTTACCAATGGATCCGATCGCTGGCGTTAGCTTCTTACAAGGCGATTTTCGTGAAGACGCTGTGCTAGAAGCTCTATTGGAACGTATACAACCAAACATGGTTGATGTAGTGATGTCAGATATGGCGCCTAATATAGCAGGCAACAATTCTGTGGATCAGCCAAGAGCTATGTATTTAGTTGAATTAGCTTTGGATATGTGTCGACAAGTTCTAGCTACCAATGGTAGTTTTGTTGTAAAAGTATTCCAAGGCGAAGGCTTTGACCAATATGTTAAAGACGTCCGTGAGATGTTTAAAACAGTCAAAGTTAGAAAACCCGACTCTTCTCGTGCTCGATCTCGTGAAGTGTTCATCGTAGCCACTGGTTACAAAGGTTAA
- the yhbY gene encoding ribosome assembly RNA-binding protein YhbY → MNLSTKQKQHLKGLAHSLKPVVLMGANGLTEAVLAEIELALDHHELIKIKVASEDRETKQLIIDAIVRETKAEKVQTIGKVLVLFRQSEARKIEIPRK, encoded by the coding sequence ATGAACCTAAGTACCAAACAAAAGCAGCATCTAAAGGGCCTAGCTCACAGTTTAAAACCTGTAGTGCTAATGGGCGCAAATGGACTTACTGAAGCTGTTCTAGCGGAAATCGAATTAGCTCTAGACCACCACGAACTGATCAAGATTAAAGTTGCATCAGAAGACCGTGAGACTAAGCAACTGATTATCGATGCAATTGTACGTGAAACTAAAGCTGAAAAAGTACAGACTATCGGTAAAGTTCTAGTACTGTTCCGTCAGTCAGAAGCACGTAAAATCGAGATTCCACGTAAATAA
- the greA gene encoding transcription elongation factor GreA, whose translation MEKVPMTVRGAQQLRDELDRLLKLRPIISAAIGEARELGDLKENAEYHAAREEQGICEAQIRDIEYKLSLAQIIDVTQMDNTGKIIFGTTVTLIDVDTDEEFRYQIVSEDEADIKTGRISVKSPIARGLIGKMEGDEVMISTPGGDKDFEIDKVEYI comes from the coding sequence ATGGAAAAGGTTCCAATGACAGTACGTGGCGCTCAGCAGCTACGTGATGAATTAGATCGCCTACTTAAGCTGCGCCCTATTATTTCAGCAGCTATTGGTGAAGCACGTGAACTGGGTGACTTGAAAGAGAACGCAGAATACCACGCGGCTCGTGAAGAGCAGGGTATCTGTGAAGCTCAAATTCGAGATATCGAATACAAGCTATCACTTGCTCAGATCATCGATGTAACTCAGATGGATAACACAGGTAAGATTATCTTCGGTACGACAGTGACTTTGATTGATGTGGATACGGATGAAGAATTCCGCTACCAAATCGTTTCTGAAGACGAAGCTGACATCAAGACTGGCCGTATTTCTGTGAAATCACCAATTGCTCGCGGTCTTATCGGTAAGATGGAAGGCGACGAAGTAATGATCTCTACCCCTGGTGGTGACAAAGACTTCGAGATCGACAAAGTAGAATATATCTAA
- a CDS encoding porin has translation MNNKTLIALAVAATVSAGANAANVYSQDGTELNVGGRAEFRGDFIGNGGEEIEGTMANNSRFRLNVGGTTEINESLSGFGFYEAEQTVNSSSDNDANDTFKQRYMFAGLQGEFGAVSFGRQDTAAVQISQMSDVTTFTGAQKEFISAGNEQINNTILYTGEFDALTVKASLVAGEDKDTDAYGVSAIYTLPMGLGFGLGYSAGDNGENAGTGNAIIAGVNYTLDSLYLAGTYTTGEADDKSNSDFNGMEFAATYGFGNGFTLMGAYQKTEEDNLLGKSQDKSDFFEITGDYAFNNNLNAYVAYQLNNLDSVSNAQGVKTEGEDTMRLGLKYAF, from the coding sequence ATGAATAACAAGACTCTGATCGCTCTAGCAGTAGCAGCAACAGTATCAGCTGGCGCAAATGCAGCTAACGTATACAGCCAAGATGGCACAGAACTAAACGTTGGTGGTCGCGCGGAATTCCGTGGTGATTTCATTGGTAACGGTGGTGAAGAAATCGAAGGCACTATGGCTAACAACAGCCGTTTCCGTCTTAACGTTGGTGGTACTACAGAAATCAACGAATCACTAAGCGGCTTTGGTTTCTACGAAGCAGAACAAACAGTAAACTCTTCTAGCGACAATGACGCTAACGATACTTTCAAACAGCGTTACATGTTTGCAGGTCTTCAAGGTGAGTTCGGTGCCGTTTCTTTCGGTCGCCAAGATACAGCAGCAGTACAAATCTCTCAAATGTCTGACGTAACGACATTTACTGGTGCTCAAAAAGAATTCATCAGCGCTGGTAACGAGCAAATCAACAACACAATCCTTTACACTGGCGAATTTGACGCTCTAACAGTGAAAGCAAGTTTAGTTGCAGGCGAAGATAAAGACACTGATGCTTACGGTGTATCTGCTATCTACACTCTTCCTATGGGCCTAGGCTTCGGTCTTGGTTACTCAGCAGGTGACAACGGTGAGAACGCAGGTACTGGTAACGCTATCATCGCTGGTGTGAACTACACGCTTGACTCTCTATACCTAGCAGGTACATACACTACTGGTGAAGCAGACGACAAATCCAACTCTGACTTCAACGGTATGGAATTCGCAGCTACTTACGGTTTTGGTAACGGCTTCACTCTAATGGGTGCATACCAAAAAACTGAAGAAGATAACCTACTAGGTAAATCTCAGGATAAGAGTGATTTCTTCGAAATCACAGGTGACTATGCATTTAACAACAACCTAAATGCTTACGTTGCTTACCAACTGAACAACCTTGATAGCGTATCAAATGCTCAAGGTGTTAAAACTGAAGGCGAAGATACTATGCGTCTAGGTCTAAAATACGCATTCTAA
- the dacB gene encoding serine-type D-Ala-D-Ala carboxypeptidase, with protein MFKFYLLTASLISCSVLAYSPLNKLPDGSSTSLILESLSGSSNKMNTNSDGFYPPASTLKLVTALAAKLELGDDFHYTTNIARSNEDVVISFSGDPTLQREHLKSLLAQYAKSQSRTIKGNLYLDNSAYTGYQRAVGWPWDILGVCYSAPSSAMTLDSNCAQASIYTKDNGTTRVYIPAHYPIDVTTTAATVTRSGQKATQCDLELITTPDNAYKLSGCLVERKKPLPLKFAIQNPELYTSQVVSSLLKELKIQVKGDVIVGEKEKADKTTLVASHHSEKLPELLDTMLKKSDNLIADNLTKTLGATFYVQPGSFNNGTEAIKQILLTKANIDLSKAQLVDGSGLSRNNRMKSQTMVQVLRYIWENDKQLNLIDAMPTSGIDGTLKYRHSMRKAPIQGNIIAKSGSLYGSYNMAGFGLDKSGNPNSVFVQFVRDYFPEKPNPDRPVEAPITQFERAFYKDVVEFSQTQNKSQ; from the coding sequence ATGTTCAAGTTTTATCTTCTTACTGCGTCCCTAATATCTTGTTCGGTACTTGCTTACTCTCCGCTGAATAAACTGCCCGATGGCAGTAGCACAAGCTTAATCTTAGAGTCATTAAGTGGCAGTTCAAATAAAATGAATACCAACAGTGATGGCTTTTATCCACCAGCCAGCACTTTAAAACTGGTTACAGCTTTAGCGGCTAAATTGGAGTTAGGAGATGACTTTCACTACACAACCAACATCGCTCGTTCTAACGAAGATGTTGTGATCTCATTCAGCGGTGACCCAACACTACAACGAGAGCACCTAAAAAGCCTTTTAGCTCAATACGCTAAGTCGCAATCTAGAACCATCAAGGGCAATTTATACCTCGATAACTCGGCTTATACTGGCTATCAACGAGCGGTTGGTTGGCCTTGGGATATTCTAGGGGTTTGTTACAGCGCGCCTTCTAGCGCGATGACATTAGACAGCAACTGCGCACAAGCCTCTATTTATACAAAAGATAACGGGACAACGCGCGTATATATCCCTGCACATTACCCGATAGACGTGACAACTACTGCTGCCACCGTAACGCGCTCAGGGCAGAAGGCGACACAATGCGACTTAGAGCTCATTACTACCCCAGACAACGCTTACAAGCTCTCCGGTTGCTTGGTAGAGCGTAAGAAACCACTACCACTCAAGTTTGCGATTCAAAATCCAGAGCTTTATACCTCTCAAGTAGTGAGTTCATTGCTTAAAGAACTGAAGATCCAGGTTAAGGGCGATGTTATCGTTGGGGAAAAAGAGAAAGCAGACAAAACAACATTAGTCGCTAGCCACCATTCTGAAAAACTTCCAGAACTGCTCGATACTATGCTGAAGAAATCAGACAACCTAATTGCTGACAACCTTACCAAAACGCTAGGTGCGACGTTTTATGTTCAACCGGGCAGCTTCAATAACGGCACTGAAGCGATAAAGCAGATCTTACTGACTAAGGCCAACATCGATCTCAGCAAAGCGCAGTTAGTCGATGGTTCAGGGTTATCTAGAAATAACCGAATGAAGTCGCAGACCATGGTGCAAGTTCTGCGTTACATCTGGGAGAACGACAAGCAGCTCAACCTAATTGATGCAATGCCAACGTCAGGTATTGATGGAACGCTTAAGTATCGTCATAGCATGCGAAAAGCACCGATTCAAGGCAACATCATTGCCAAAAGCGGCTCTCTATACGGCAGTTACAATATGGCGGGGTTTGGTTTAGATAAATCAGGGAATCCAAATTCGGTCTTCGTGCAGTTTGTTCGTGATTATTTTCCTGAAAAGCCAAATCCTGACAGACCAGTGGAAGCACCGATCACGCAGTTTGAACGCGCTTTCTACAAAGATGTGGTCGAGTTTAGTCAAACACAGAACAAATCTCAGTAG